Proteins encoded by one window of Candidatus Sumerlaea chitinivorans:
- a CDS encoding Molybdenum cofactor biosynthesis protein MoaA, which translates to MISSKPNDVQRPENVLVDPFGRRITYVRISVTDRCNLRCSYCMPRDSVQWFEQSSLLTYEEIERFAQAAASLGITKIRITGGEPLVRRDLVKLVERLAHVEGIRDLAMTTNGTLLARYARELKAAGLSRLNVSLDTLRADRFREITGADMFAQVWQGIEAALDAGFAPIKINVVVIKGFNEDELLDFARLTHSYPFHIRFIEYMPIGADREGWERAKVVPWQEIKSLIARYERLEPIPSRPCDSGPERVFALCDAKGCIGFITPVSDEFCACCNRVRLTSDGKLRGCLMRDGEVDFREPLRSGATLEELRDLLRFAISRKPEKHLINSPDFEYSSFYTMNRLGG; encoded by the coding sequence ATGATAAGCTCAAAACCTAACGACGTCCAAAGACCAGAAAACGTGCTTGTGGATCCGTTTGGGAGACGGATTACCTATGTGCGTATTTCTGTCACAGATCGGTGTAATCTTCGGTGCAGCTATTGCATGCCACGCGATAGCGTTCAGTGGTTCGAACAAAGCTCTTTGCTTACATACGAGGAAATTGAGCGGTTTGCTCAAGCTGCAGCAAGTCTGGGCATTACGAAAATTCGTATCACAGGCGGAGAGCCACTTGTCCGTCGCGATCTGGTGAAACTCGTGGAACGGCTGGCGCACGTAGAAGGTATTCGCGACCTTGCAATGACGACGAACGGGACGCTCCTTGCACGTTATGCTCGTGAACTGAAGGCCGCTGGGCTCAGCCGTCTGAACGTGAGCCTTGATACACTTCGTGCGGATCGCTTTCGCGAGATCACGGGGGCCGATATGTTCGCGCAGGTCTGGCAAGGCATTGAAGCTGCACTCGACGCTGGCTTTGCTCCCATCAAGATCAACGTCGTGGTTATTAAGGGCTTCAACGAAGATGAGCTATTGGATTTTGCTCGCCTCACGCATTCGTATCCGTTCCACATTCGGTTCATTGAGTACATGCCGATTGGCGCAGATCGTGAAGGCTGGGAACGGGCAAAGGTTGTGCCTTGGCAGGAGATTAAGAGCCTCATTGCGCGTTACGAGCGCTTGGAGCCTATTCCATCTCGACCATGCGACAGTGGCCCGGAACGTGTCTTTGCCCTCTGCGACGCAAAAGGTTGCATTGGCTTCATCACTCCTGTGTCAGACGAGTTCTGCGCATGCTGCAACCGCGTGAGGCTAACTTCCGACGGTAAACTCCGCGGTTGCCTGATGCGAGACGGAGAAGTTGATTTCCGCGAGCCACTGCGCAGTGGGGCCACTCTCGAGGAATTGCGCGATCTCTTGCGTTTTGCGATTTCACGCAAACCGGAGAAGCACCTTATCAACTCGCCCGACTTCGAGTACTCGTCTTTCTACACCATGAACCGGCTCGGCGGTTAA
- a CDS encoding Ribonuclease D, with the protein MSVHSCQGPLHYVSQQSQVEALAQNIEPGIRVALDTEADSLHHYYEKVCLIQLSFGSHHYIVDPLAKVRVEPLLEKLAQCTLVIHGADYDLRMLRRQWGFEAHQLFDTMCAAQLLGYEELGLASLVKRCCGVTLCKSGQRADWSRRPLSPKLIEYATNDSRYLLCVAERLEHELRIRGRVEWHREMCQRILENVKCHNTARSEARQWRVKGWHTLKSSRAHAILRELWQWREREAQHADLPPFRILGNEMLVRLAAWTEATSAGDALPDFIPPHLASSVRRLESLRRAVEHARALPPEKWPRPSHVNCKQAPKPSKSLCEELKACRDEIAAKYDVPPQLITPSTALLEIAAARPHTCEELKAVSKLCNWQVELIGEPFLRIIRAHEHASDVSPASSNLFD; encoded by the coding sequence ATGAGCGTGCACAGCTGCCAAGGCCCATTACATTATGTCAGTCAGCAGTCCCAAGTCGAGGCACTTGCCCAAAACATAGAACCGGGCATTCGTGTGGCGCTGGATACTGAAGCGGACAGCCTCCACCATTACTACGAGAAGGTGTGTCTCATCCAGTTGTCTTTTGGCTCTCATCACTACATTGTGGACCCACTTGCGAAAGTGCGCGTCGAGCCGTTATTGGAAAAATTAGCTCAATGCACCTTAGTCATCCACGGGGCCGACTATGATCTTCGTATGCTGCGGCGTCAGTGGGGCTTTGAGGCACACCAATTGTTCGACACAATGTGCGCCGCACAACTTCTTGGGTACGAGGAACTGGGACTTGCATCGTTGGTCAAGAGGTGTTGTGGGGTAACTTTGTGTAAAAGCGGTCAACGTGCGGACTGGTCCCGTCGACCGCTTAGCCCCAAGTTGATCGAATATGCTACAAACGATAGCCGTTATCTGCTGTGCGTAGCCGAGCGATTGGAACATGAGTTGCGGATTCGAGGTCGAGTCGAATGGCATCGGGAAATGTGCCAAAGAATTCTCGAGAACGTCAAATGCCATAATACGGCCCGGAGTGAAGCGAGGCAATGGCGAGTCAAAGGTTGGCACACTCTAAAATCCTCACGCGCGCACGCCATCCTTCGAGAACTATGGCAATGGCGCGAACGTGAAGCTCAACACGCAGATCTACCACCGTTTCGGATCTTGGGGAACGAGATGCTTGTCCGATTGGCAGCATGGACCGAAGCAACCAGCGCAGGCGACGCTCTACCAGACTTTATTCCCCCTCACCTTGCATCCAGCGTGCGCCGGCTTGAATCTCTGAGGCGTGCTGTTGAACATGCGCGCGCGTTGCCCCCTGAAAAATGGCCGCGCCCGTCGCACGTAAACTGCAAGCAGGCTCCAAAACCTTCAAAATCACTCTGCGAAGAATTGAAAGCGTGCCGGGACGAGATCGCAGCTAAGTATGACGTCCCGCCACAGCTCATCACGCCCAGTACTGCCCTGCTCGAGATTGCAGCCGCCAGACCCCACACCTGTGAAGAGTTGAAAGCCGTGAGTAAGCTGTGCAACTGGCAGGTCGAACTGATTGGCGAGCCTTTCTTGCGCATTATTCGCGCCCACGAACATGCGAGTGACGTGAGCCCCGCGAGCAGCAACCTTTTCGATTGA
- a CDS encoding FAD-binding oxidoreductase, with translation MSGFFRLTNQQIISDLQKLVGKEQVLFKRVEREARAGDASIYRLVPRVVVLPRNIRDVQALLDYCRTHELYLTFRAAGTSLSGQAVTDGILVDVATHWKGVKVLDEGRRVAVQPGVIGARVNDILAPYRAKIGPDPASINACMIGGIAANNASGMCCDVAGNTYHTMASMRFVLADGFELDTSAPDADEVFAAQRPALYQGLLNIREKIWSRPDLVERIRTKFSIKNTCGYSMNAFVDFERPVDILAHLLVGSEGTLGFIAEITYNTVRDYPCKATALVYFADFVDAHRSVKPLADAGAAVLEIMDAAAMRSVEQMMHYSFRIESEMGALLVEFQEDEEAELAARVAEAERILNSYRLLEPLNFTRDPAQRALYWKMRKGLFPSVGAMREIGTAVIIEDVCVRPEQLADCARDLQHLFVKHSFPDTIIFGHAKAGNLHFVICTDFSDPEQKRHYAELMDDLMALIVKKYDGSLKAEHGTGRNVAPFVELEWGSEIYGLMWEVKRLLDPWNMLNPGVLLNRDPEVHLRSLKVMPSVSPIVDKCIECGYCESHCPSRELTLTPRQRIALLREIRRLKTSSDSAAAAEASELEQEYEYYGVATCAGDSLCATACPVDIDTGELVKNLRAERHPAFAKKIAEKTVEHFACVEGIVRTGLRIATLGGSTTQGLACKITSLAHKLTRGKLPAIPQEFPFPKPAPRLPTAPKPETWENAVVYFPSCLTRAMGKLDGERVSVGLAEAVVTVLRACGYSPYIPSGVHRYCCGQPYLSKGFFDAAAQAARRMTDFLWDATRGGEVPVVCDTSSCSYTLIRSYGKLLSGNALKRWQALRLFDFPSFFVREILPRRTEWPKLDRRIVLHPVCALTKLGNMDDFRKLAETFATHVTVPLNSGCCGFAGDRGYLVPELTRSATKPEAQEVLLGETVLGRPFDGYYSTNRACEIGLSAATGRTYESIVYLCYEALCRNNARS, from the coding sequence ATGAGTGGATTTTTTCGGCTCACAAACCAGCAGATCATTTCAGACCTGCAGAAGTTAGTTGGCAAGGAGCAAGTCCTCTTTAAGCGGGTCGAGCGAGAAGCACGAGCAGGGGATGCAAGCATTTACCGGCTTGTGCCCCGGGTTGTGGTTCTTCCGCGCAACATCCGTGATGTTCAAGCGCTTTTGGACTATTGTAGAACTCACGAACTCTACCTTACCTTTCGCGCCGCGGGAACGTCTTTATCTGGGCAAGCAGTCACGGATGGCATTCTCGTTGACGTTGCCACGCACTGGAAAGGGGTGAAGGTCCTCGACGAAGGACGACGTGTAGCTGTGCAGCCGGGAGTGATTGGCGCGAGAGTGAACGACATTCTGGCACCATACCGCGCTAAGATCGGTCCGGATCCAGCCTCCATCAACGCATGCATGATCGGGGGAATTGCAGCAAACAACGCGTCGGGAATGTGCTGCGACGTCGCAGGCAATACGTATCACACGATGGCCAGCATGCGGTTTGTGCTGGCGGATGGCTTTGAGCTCGATACGTCAGCACCCGATGCTGACGAAGTTTTTGCGGCACAACGGCCCGCGCTCTATCAGGGACTCCTGAACATTCGCGAAAAAATTTGGTCTCGGCCCGATCTGGTTGAACGCATTCGCACGAAGTTTTCGATCAAGAACACGTGCGGCTACAGCATGAACGCCTTTGTGGATTTCGAGCGGCCCGTGGATATTCTAGCTCACTTGCTGGTAGGAAGCGAGGGAACTCTCGGCTTCATTGCAGAGATAACTTACAACACCGTGCGCGACTATCCGTGCAAGGCCACGGCGCTCGTCTACTTTGCGGACTTCGTGGATGCGCATCGAAGCGTGAAGCCTTTAGCAGACGCAGGTGCCGCAGTCCTGGAGATCATGGATGCGGCAGCGATGCGCTCCGTTGAGCAGATGATGCATTACAGCTTCCGCATTGAATCCGAAATGGGAGCCCTTCTCGTAGAGTTTCAGGAAGATGAGGAAGCGGAGCTGGCCGCGCGTGTCGCCGAGGCAGAGCGGATCCTGAACTCCTACCGATTACTCGAGCCTCTAAACTTCACCCGAGACCCTGCCCAACGGGCACTTTACTGGAAGATGCGAAAAGGACTGTTTCCGAGCGTGGGTGCGATGCGCGAGATTGGCACAGCGGTCATCATTGAAGATGTCTGTGTCCGGCCGGAACAACTCGCCGATTGCGCACGCGACCTTCAGCATCTTTTTGTAAAACACTCCTTTCCCGATACCATCATTTTCGGCCACGCGAAAGCCGGGAATTTGCATTTCGTTATCTGCACAGACTTTTCGGACCCCGAACAGAAACGCCATTACGCGGAACTGATGGACGATCTAATGGCGCTTATCGTGAAGAAATACGATGGATCGCTCAAGGCTGAGCATGGGACAGGACGCAATGTCGCGCCGTTTGTGGAGCTTGAATGGGGCAGCGAAATCTACGGCCTGATGTGGGAGGTCAAACGCCTGCTTGATCCATGGAATATGCTGAACCCCGGCGTTCTCCTCAATCGCGATCCAGAGGTTCATCTCCGATCGCTCAAGGTCATGCCCTCCGTCTCGCCAATTGTGGACAAGTGCATTGAATGCGGGTATTGCGAATCCCATTGCCCATCCCGAGAACTGACACTGACCCCTCGCCAGCGCATTGCGCTGCTTCGCGAGATTCGACGTCTGAAAACATCCAGTGATTCGGCTGCGGCCGCCGAGGCCTCAGAATTAGAACAGGAATACGAGTACTATGGGGTGGCAACCTGCGCCGGTGACAGTCTTTGCGCCACTGCCTGCCCGGTGGACATTGATACGGGCGAGCTTGTGAAGAACCTACGGGCGGAGCGACACCCTGCCTTTGCCAAGAAGATTGCGGAGAAGACGGTTGAGCATTTTGCGTGTGTCGAAGGAATAGTGCGCACTGGTTTGCGGATCGCCACTCTGGGTGGATCGACAACTCAGGGGCTTGCATGCAAGATCACTTCTCTCGCCCACAAGCTCACCCGCGGAAAATTGCCGGCCATCCCACAAGAATTTCCGTTTCCCAAGCCTGCACCGAGATTACCCACGGCACCGAAACCTGAAACATGGGAAAACGCAGTGGTGTATTTCCCGAGTTGCCTAACCCGTGCCATGGGAAAACTTGATGGCGAGCGAGTTTCCGTTGGCTTGGCTGAAGCCGTCGTTACGGTGCTTCGTGCCTGTGGATACTCCCCCTACATCCCGAGCGGTGTTCACCGTTACTGCTGTGGCCAACCGTACCTTAGTAAGGGATTCTTTGATGCAGCTGCGCAAGCGGCACGACGCATGACGGATTTCCTCTGGGACGCCACGCGTGGGGGCGAAGTGCCGGTGGTGTGCGACACGTCTTCGTGCTCTTACACGTTGATCCGTTCCTACGGCAAGCTACTCTCCGGAAATGCGCTCAAGCGCTGGCAAGCTCTTCGGCTGTTTGACTTTCCATCCTTCTTCGTGCGCGAGATTTTGCCAAGGCGGACAGAGTGGCCAAAACTCGATCGCCGGATTGTCTTACACCCAGTGTGCGCCCTGACCAAACTGGGTAACATGGACGATTTCCGCAAGCTGGCGGAAACGTTTGCCACTCACGTCACTGTACCGCTCAATTCGGGGTGCTGTGGTTTTGCGGGTGATCGTGGTTACCTCGTGCCCGAGCTGACACGCAGTGCGACGAAGCCCGAAGCACAGGAAGTCTTGCTGGGCGAGACCGTACTTGGGCGTCCATTCGACGGATACTACTCGACGAATCGTGCATGTGAAATCGGCCTGAGTGCCGCCACAGGCCGCACCTATGAGTCCATCGTCTATCTCTGTTACGAAGCCCTCTGCAGAAACAATGCGAGAAGCTGA
- a CDS encoding Glutamine amidotransferase, class I encodes MDAHNRVSRCVVSPIKSQPHQRAMTKSFLHIWLSVILLGGLLMSTTNLSADEPSAVGPIIGINTSIVFENENGASYATRDTYVRAVEQAGGLPILLPPIETTSSLEAYVALCQGFVLIGGQDIRSERYGKPPHPLEVPMPQKREEFDFQLISRILATKKPFLAICLGAQEITVALGGSLIQDIASQTSTSIVHGRRQHPSATRHLVHVEPGTVLEDIVGTTTLETNSSHHQAIETPGKGMRISARAEDGIIEACELEDYGFGLCVQWHPEALTDEAPHLALFRRLVDEAQAYRAK; translated from the coding sequence ATGGACGCACATAACCGGGTTAGCCGCTGCGTTGTAAGCCCGATCAAATCACAACCGCACCAAAGAGCGATGACGAAATCGTTCTTGCACATTTGGCTGTCCGTGATCCTCCTTGGTGGCTTACTGATGAGCACGACAAACTTGAGCGCGGATGAACCCAGCGCTGTAGGTCCTATTATTGGGATAAACACCAGTATCGTTTTCGAGAATGAGAACGGCGCCAGCTACGCCACACGCGATACTTACGTGCGAGCTGTTGAGCAGGCGGGCGGCCTCCCGATTCTATTGCCACCCATCGAAACCACTTCAAGTCTTGAGGCTTATGTTGCGCTTTGTCAGGGCTTTGTGCTTATTGGGGGGCAAGACATCCGATCCGAGCGCTACGGGAAGCCCCCTCATCCACTTGAGGTGCCCATGCCCCAGAAGCGTGAGGAATTTGATTTCCAGTTGATCTCTCGAATCCTTGCCACAAAGAAACCGTTTCTCGCAATCTGTCTCGGAGCGCAAGAGATCACTGTAGCGCTGGGGGGATCCTTAATCCAAGATATCGCGAGCCAGACAAGCACCAGTATCGTCCACGGGCGACGCCAACACCCAAGCGCCACTCGACACCTTGTGCACGTAGAACCGGGCACCGTCCTCGAGGACATCGTAGGCACGACGACCCTCGAAACCAATAGTTCCCACCACCAAGCCATTGAGACGCCGGGAAAAGGGATGAGAATCAGCGCGCGTGCGGAGGATGGAATTATTGAAGCCTGTGAGTTGGAAGATTATGGTTTTGGGCTATGTGTCCAATGGCATCCTGAGGCGTTGACAGATGAAGCGCCTCACTTGGCGCTCTTTCGCCGACTTGTCGACGAGGCCCAAGCCTATCGCGCAAAATAA
- a CDS encoding TPR domain protein, putative component of TonB system — MQIKWLWKNGDWQHLRAVILLWAFLFGFAVVALVIFNANASRLVNHIEYVRAGRYPRALVLYEEAFKYAEKALQKIGGKSDGKTAKLSADDPDVKRAIELFGKAFELDPRDPYAPEMRKYYEVLAHLYAAIGNENMVAKLGARGFICERNFRDAEIYAESVTTRDPQDYEGWLLLADAQLRANKLSEAEMTIRRMESAGAPAAVVHELRGQLFEAKKEMRKAIAEYRLSLEKQPSNLELRKRLQWLLQGDGRLDEALTVLEEGLRYGGDLDPNLLHRMGLLCLAKGDNTRAAKLLEQAARLEPRSGDIWFNLAQAYQRLGKDARANDALQEALRLKPELRQAVLGKE, encoded by the coding sequence ATGCAAATAAAGTGGCTGTGGAAGAATGGCGATTGGCAGCATTTGCGTGCGGTCATTCTGCTTTGGGCTTTTCTTTTCGGGTTTGCCGTGGTGGCACTTGTCATCTTCAACGCCAACGCCTCGCGTTTAGTGAACCATATTGAGTATGTGCGCGCGGGACGTTATCCACGTGCTCTTGTTCTCTACGAGGAAGCTTTTAAGTACGCCGAGAAAGCTCTGCAGAAAATTGGGGGCAAGAGTGACGGCAAAACCGCGAAGCTTTCAGCGGACGATCCAGATGTGAAACGAGCGATTGAACTCTTCGGCAAAGCCTTCGAACTCGACCCGCGAGATCCGTACGCTCCTGAAATGCGCAAGTACTACGAAGTGTTGGCACATCTCTATGCAGCCATAGGCAATGAGAACATGGTGGCCAAACTGGGTGCTCGCGGGTTCATTTGTGAGCGCAACTTTCGGGATGCTGAGATTTATGCTGAGTCGGTGACCACACGTGATCCTCAGGACTATGAGGGGTGGCTGTTGCTTGCGGATGCCCAGTTGCGGGCAAATAAGCTGAGCGAGGCAGAAATGACGATTCGTCGAATGGAGTCCGCGGGCGCTCCCGCGGCGGTCGTTCACGAGCTGCGTGGGCAGTTGTTTGAAGCCAAAAAGGAAATGAGAAAAGCGATCGCGGAATATCGTTTGTCGCTCGAAAAGCAGCCCTCCAACCTCGAATTGCGCAAGCGCCTGCAGTGGCTGTTGCAGGGGGATGGGCGTTTGGATGAGGCGCTCACTGTGCTTGAAGAAGGGTTGCGCTACGGCGGAGATCTCGACCCCAACCTTCTTCATCGAATGGGGCTTCTGTGTTTGGCTAAAGGGGATAATACCCGAGCGGCAAAACTGCTTGAGCAAGCGGCACGTTTAGAGCCACGTTCAGGCGATATTTGGTTCAATCTCGCACAAGCGTACCAACGTCTGGGAAAAGACGCTCGGGCGAACGATGCTCTTCAAGAAGCCCTGCGACTCAAACCGGAGCTTCGCCAAGCAGTACTTGGCAAAGAATAG
- a CDS encoding Ferritin, producing MMLPKQLQDMINKQINMEFFSAYLYLGLAAKCEQLHYRGAAQWLRAQAAEEKEHAMRFFEFLVDYDVPVTLMPIEAPNVDPKSLLEVFEQSLAHEQKVSKSIEEIFAAVMEQKAYSAFQLLSWFLTEQIEEEKTVRNIVRTLQVIKDDVPSLIEFDRQLGSRTSENS from the coding sequence ATGATGCTTCCGAAACAGCTTCAAGACATGATCAACAAGCAAATCAACATGGAGTTTTTTTCGGCATACCTTTATTTGGGACTTGCTGCAAAGTGTGAGCAGCTCCACTACCGCGGGGCGGCACAATGGTTGCGCGCACAAGCCGCCGAAGAAAAAGAGCACGCAATGCGCTTTTTCGAGTTTCTCGTGGATTACGACGTTCCAGTGACGCTGATGCCCATTGAAGCGCCGAATGTCGATCCCAAGTCGCTCTTAGAGGTTTTCGAGCAGTCGCTCGCTCACGAGCAGAAGGTTTCGAAGAGCATCGAGGAAATTTTTGCAGCTGTCATGGAGCAGAAGGCATACTCCGCCTTCCAGCTTCTGTCATGGTTCCTAACCGAACAAATTGAAGAAGAAAAAACCGTACGCAACATTGTGCGAACCCTTCAGGTAATAAAGGATGACGTCCCCTCGTTGATAGAGTTCGACCGACAGCTGGGAAGCCGAACCTCCGAGAATTCATAA
- a CDS encoding type IV pili twitching motility protein PilT, which translates to MPPITIQHLLVEAIEQGASDLHLTQNAPPILRIDGELEVLDLPPLTAADTQRMIYSLLNDAQKALFEEKWELDLSIEVAEVGRFRVNVHKQRGAVEAAFRVVSENIRTLRELGMPPVTEEIARRNNGLVLITGPTGSGKTTTLAAMIHQINNEQHKMIICVEDPIEYIHKNRKSIIKQREVTSDTKSFADALRHVLRQDPDVVVIGEMRDLETIATALTAAETGHLVLATLHTPDAVQTVDRIIDVFPPYQQQQVRIQLAGTLQAIIAQQLVPVPMGRGRVVATEILIATVGVRNIIRNAKTEQLYTVLQMNYELGMMTMDKSLKTLYQQGLISYDEAIRRCRFPEAFDTI; encoded by the coding sequence ATGCCGCCGATCACAATCCAACATTTACTTGTGGAAGCAATTGAGCAAGGTGCAAGCGACCTGCATCTGACGCAAAACGCCCCACCCATTTTGCGGATTGACGGGGAGCTGGAGGTCTTAGACCTCCCTCCCCTAACCGCAGCTGATACCCAGCGCATGATCTACTCGTTGCTAAACGACGCTCAAAAGGCGCTCTTTGAGGAGAAGTGGGAATTGGACCTCAGCATTGAGGTGGCTGAGGTGGGGCGCTTTCGTGTGAACGTTCACAAACAACGCGGGGCGGTGGAAGCAGCGTTTCGAGTAGTAAGTGAGAACATCCGCACCCTGCGCGAGCTTGGCATGCCACCTGTCACCGAAGAGATCGCTCGACGGAACAATGGTCTTGTTCTCATCACGGGTCCCACAGGGAGCGGCAAAACGACTACCCTTGCCGCCATGATCCATCAGATCAACAATGAGCAACACAAGATGATCATCTGCGTGGAGGACCCAATTGAATACATCCACAAGAACCGGAAATCTATTATCAAGCAGCGCGAGGTGACAAGCGACACCAAATCTTTTGCTGACGCGCTGCGACATGTTCTCCGCCAGGACCCCGATGTGGTGGTCATCGGCGAGATGCGGGACTTAGAAACCATTGCCACAGCACTCACCGCTGCGGAGACAGGTCACTTGGTTTTGGCGACGCTTCACACCCCCGATGCCGTTCAGACCGTGGACCGAATCATCGATGTTTTTCCTCCCTATCAGCAGCAACAAGTCAGAATCCAGCTTGCAGGGACACTCCAGGCAATTATCGCGCAGCAGCTCGTGCCAGTGCCCATGGGACGTGGGCGCGTGGTGGCAACCGAAATTTTAATCGCCACGGTGGGGGTGCGAAATATCATTCGCAATGCGAAGACCGAGCAGCTCTACACCGTCCTCCAAATGAACTACGAACTGGGGATGATGACCATGGACAAATCTCTCAAGACGTTGTACCAACAGGGACTCATTTCCTACGACGAGGCGATTCGCCGCTGCCGTTTTCCCGAAGCATTCGACACGATCTGA
- a CDS encoding D-3-phosphoglycerate dehydrogenase, whose translation MTIRILVSDKISDEGLAILRGSGFEVVYKPEISHEDLVKEISEYDALVIRSRTNVTADVLQNGKRLKVVGRAGVGLDNVDVATATKLGIIVMNTPGGNTISTAEHTMAMLTSLARMIPQADRSMHEGKWEKKNFVGVELYRKVLGVIGLGRIGTEVAKRALAYGMQVLGYDPYISSETVKKLGIRQATVEEICKEADFITVHVPLNDQTRNLIDRPQIEMMKPTVRLINCARGGIINEDALLEALKSKRIAGAALDVFTQEPLPADHPFRSLDNVVLTPHLGASTSEAQEGVAKEVAEQIVDALSGRVIRNAVNAPSVDPAILEQLRPYIELARRMGKFMAQYVPGPIKTLRVYYSGSVLDYPVAPVTTAALIGYLEPITDAPVNFVNAPTIAHDRGIEVVELKSTELHGYANLITIETENENGAKNYIGGTLFTRERPRIVVLNGKSFDVVPEGNLIVIENRDVPGIVGSVGTLLGKHGINIAQMTWGRTEPGRDAITVINVDQDVPKSVLEELAKLPNILTAKLIVI comes from the coding sequence ATGACAATCCGGATCTTGGTCAGCGATAAAATCTCCGATGAAGGATTGGCCATCCTCAGGGGCAGTGGGTTCGAGGTCGTCTACAAACCAGAGATTAGCCATGAAGACCTAGTGAAAGAGATTTCCGAGTACGATGCACTCGTTATTCGCAGCCGAACGAACGTAACTGCCGATGTGCTTCAGAATGGAAAACGCCTGAAAGTGGTTGGGCGAGCCGGCGTTGGCTTAGACAATGTAGACGTCGCGACCGCCACGAAACTCGGCATCATTGTCATGAACACTCCCGGCGGCAACACGATTTCTACCGCCGAGCACACCATGGCCATGTTGACCTCGCTTGCCCGAATGATCCCACAGGCTGACCGCTCGATGCACGAGGGTAAGTGGGAAAAGAAAAACTTTGTTGGAGTCGAGCTGTACCGCAAGGTGCTTGGCGTCATCGGGCTGGGCCGCATCGGGACCGAGGTCGCAAAGCGGGCGCTCGCTTACGGGATGCAGGTGTTAGGCTACGACCCCTATATCTCGTCGGAGACAGTCAAAAAACTTGGGATCCGCCAAGCAACTGTCGAGGAGATCTGTAAAGAGGCCGATTTCATTACAGTGCACGTCCCACTCAACGATCAGACACGCAACCTAATTGACCGTCCACAGATCGAAATGATGAAACCGACGGTGAGGCTCATCAACTGCGCTCGAGGCGGCATCATAAACGAGGATGCATTGCTTGAGGCACTCAAGAGCAAGCGCATCGCAGGGGCTGCCCTCGACGTGTTTACTCAAGAGCCACTGCCGGCCGATCATCCGTTCCGCTCACTGGACAATGTAGTGCTCACACCCCACCTCGGTGCTTCCACGAGCGAAGCACAAGAAGGCGTCGCCAAAGAGGTTGCGGAACAAATTGTGGACGCACTGAGCGGACGCGTGATTCGCAACGCGGTGAATGCGCCGTCGGTTGACCCGGCAATTTTGGAGCAGCTTCGCCCCTACATCGAGCTTGCTCGGCGCATGGGCAAATTTATGGCGCAATACGTTCCGGGGCCGATCAAAACGCTGCGCGTCTATTACAGTGGAAGCGTGTTGGACTACCCTGTCGCGCCAGTGACTACAGCAGCACTCATTGGATATCTCGAACCCATCACCGACGCTCCAGTCAATTTCGTCAACGCGCCTACTATCGCCCACGACCGCGGCATCGAGGTTGTCGAGCTCAAATCCACCGAATTGCACGGTTATGCCAACCTCATCACCATCGAAACCGAAAACGAAAACGGGGCGAAAAATTACATCGGGGGCACGTTGTTCACACGAGAACGTCCGCGTATCGTGGTGCTCAACGGCAAGAGCTTTGACGTTGTGCCTGAGGGAAACCTGATCGTGATCGAAAACCGCGACGTCCCCGGCATCGTTGGAAGCGTGGGCACATTGTTGGGCAAGCACGGGATCAACATTGCCCAAATGACATGGGGCCGAACCGAGCCCGGACGCGACGCTATCACAGTGATCAACGTGGACCAAGATGTGCCAAAATCCGTCCTCGAGGAACTCGCCAAATTACCGAACATCTTGACCGCAAAACTCATTGTGATTTGA